The following nucleotide sequence is from Desulfonatronum sp. SC1.
GAGCGGACCCTGCTGGAAGGAATGCAGATGGGCACCGTGGACATGGGCATCATCACCAATGGCCCGGTGGCCAACTTTGTCGAAGAAATCGCGGTCTTCGAGCTGCCCTTTCTGTTTCCCACTCCTGAAGCGGCCTATGGCGTTCTGGACGGTCCCATCGGCAGGGAGCTGCTGGACAATCTGGAACGGGTCAACCTGAAAGGCCTGGCCTATGCCGAGCGCGGCTTCCGCAACCTGACCAACTCCGTGCGCCCGGTGATCACCCCTGACGACCTGGCCGGCCTGAAGATCCGGGTCATGGAGAACCCGGTCTACATCGACACCTTCACCACCCTGGGGGCCAACGCCGTGCCCATGGCCTGGACCGAGGCCCTGACCGCCATGCGTCAGCGGACCATCGACGGCCAGGAGAACCCGGTCAACGTGATCCACTCCTTCAAGCTCAACGAACAGCAGGCCCACCTGTCCATGACCCGCCACACTTACGCCCCGGCGATTTTCGTCATGGGCCTGGCCAAGTGGCGCGGTTTGAGCCCCGAAGTCCAGGAAATCTTCCTGGAGGCCGCCCAGGCCGCGGCGGAGCATGAGCGCCGGGTGAACGCGGAGATGGAAGCCGGCCAGCTCCAGGAACTGGCCGACGCGGGCATGCAGATCGTCATGGAGCCGGACACCGCCGCCTTCCAGGCCAAGGTCGCGCCTGTTTATACCAAGTACGGCGAACGATTCGGCGCGTACTTGCAACGTATTCTGGATGCCATCCAGTAAACGCTTTGGGCGGTCAACACCGCCCTTTCACCCGGACAAGCTGGTCCACGGCGTCGGCAGGGCCTCAAGCCTGGTCGACGTCGTGGCCGGTGTCCTG
It contains:
- a CDS encoding TRAP transporter substrate-binding protein; protein product: MKRFFFGLLTIALLLGGGLGITGQAQAAQKMNIRLAHVVNEQDGFHIAALKFKEIVEERTNGAVTVALFPNAQLGDERTLLEGMQMGTVDMGIITNGPVANFVEEIAVFELPFLFPTPEAAYGVLDGPIGRELLDNLERVNLKGLAYAERGFRNLTNSVRPVITPDDLAGLKIRVMENPVYIDTFTTLGANAVPMAWTEALTAMRQRTIDGQENPVNVIHSFKLNEQQAHLSMTRHTYAPAIFVMGLAKWRGLSPEVQEIFLEAAQAAAEHERRVNAEMEAGQLQELADAGMQIVMEPDTAAFQAKVAPVYTKYGERFGAYLQRILDAIQ